One Amaranthus tricolor cultivar Red isolate AtriRed21 chromosome 10, ASM2621246v1, whole genome shotgun sequence genomic window carries:
- the LOC130824870 gene encoding uncharacterized protein LOC130824870 produces the protein MLIAFPFSLAGAAKQWLREEEPNSIATWEALKKAFLHRYYPPGKTSKYRNEISTFKQKDGESLYDAWERFKSLIRKCPHHGLLDWIVIETIYNALRHEIQTSLDAAARGNFMMKTLTQAKKILDDMASNYHWREQSTPRRGGRYEVDAIVALTNNVQALTRKVEQLDVAAVNKVCGACGLNGHSSVDCQLQAEGVAAVEQVNAIQNQNARQQYNLYSNTFNPGWRDHPNFSYRNNNAQNPSSSYNIPSGFQQRPPFPPQQQHPPKSNLESFIENFIATQSKQNEHFSTSINQILAHNKMIETQMAQMAQQLSNLSMQKGQLPGYTEKNPTTSPHQQLNAVTTRSGRTLHDPAPKVKTSPIVVQDLGTIDDVFEEKKDELVNSDKPIIAD, from the coding sequence ATGTTGATagctttccctttttctcttgcgGGGGCGGCTAAGCAGTGGCTACGTGAAGAAGAACCCAACTCCATTGCTACTTGGGAGGCTCTGAAAAAGGCATTCTTGCATCGATACTACCCACCCGGAAAAACTTCAAAGTATCGAAATGAGATCTCTACTTTCAAGCAAAAAGACGGGGAATCACTCTATGATGCATGGGAGAGATTTAAAAGTCTAATCAGAAAGTGCCCACATCACGGATTACTGGATTGGATTGTTATTGAGACAATCTACAATGCTTTGAGGCATGAGATCCAGACTTCTTTGGATGCTGCTGCTAGGGGTAACTTCATGATGAAAACACTGACCCAGGCCAAGAAAATTCTTGATGATATGGCCTCAAATTACCACTGGCGAGAACAATCAACTCCAAGGCGAGGTGGTAGGTATGAAGTGGATGCTATTGTTGCTTTGACTAATAATGTACAGGCTTTGACAAGGAAGGTTGAGCAATTGGATGTAGCTGCAGTAAATAAAGTTTGTGGTGCTTGTGGCTTAAATGGGCATTCTAGTGTTGACTGCCAACTTCAAGCCGAAGGGGTTGCTGCTGTGGAACAAGTCAATGCCATCCAAAATCAGAATGCGAGACAACAATACAACCTCTATTCCAACACCTTCAATCCAGGATGGAGGGATCATCCAAATTTTTCCTACAGAAACAACAATGCACAAAATCCCTCATCCTCGTACAACATACCATCGGGTTTCCAACAAAGACCTCCCTTCCCACCTCAACAACAACATCCGCCGAAGTCCAACCTTGAGAGCTTCATAGAGAACTTTATCGCTACCCAAAGCAAGCAAAATGAACACTTCAGCACCTCCATTAATCAGATTTTAGCTCACAACAAAATGATCGAAACTCAGATGGCTCAGATGGCACAGCAATTGAGTAACTTATCCATGCAAAAGGGGCAACTTCCGGGATACACAGAAAAGAACCCAACCACATCCCCCCATCAGCAACTCAATGCAGTAACTACGAGGAGTGGTAGGACACTTCATGATCCAGCCCCTAAAGTAAAAACTTCACCTATTGTTGTTCAAGATCTAGGAACTATTGATGATGTTtttgaagaaaagaaggatgaGCTAGTCAATTCAGATAAGCCCATAATTGCCGATTGA
- the LOC130824871 gene encoding uncharacterized protein LOC130824871 produces MPSYAKFLKDIISKKRKLEESVVETLNGQCIAILQCKVPKKQADPDTFTIPLKLGNNVSAVALADLGASVSVMPLTLCKKINGEMKATRMSIQFADRSVRYPVGILEDFPVQVGNYFVPCDFVIMDMEEDARIPVILGRDFLKTTTAIFDVKNERLSLEILGEQLHFHLPSSMAHPAIGETVYRIDAIVDATTERESTPSIVDPLYAAIEGNYDKDRADVIEMVQVLDVAPTFVPAKAEFEDIPPWKVSTIEERKECTTPPQVELKPLPPSLKYVFLEDNDTYPVIVNAELNSTQIERLLTVLKKYKCYWVHY; encoded by the coding sequence ATGCCCTCTTATGCTAAATTCCTCAAGGACATCATTTCCAAAAAACGCAAGCTAGAGGAGAGTGTGGTGGAGACTCTGAATGGGCAATGTATCGCTATTTTGCAGTGCAAGGTTCCTAAGAAACAAGCTGATCCTGATACTTTTACTATCCCACTGAAGTTGGGGAACAATGTGTCTGCTGTAGCCCTTGCTGATTTAGGGGCTAGTGTGAGTGTGATGCCGTTAACACTATGCAAAAAGATCAATGGCGAGATGAAAGCCACTCGGATGTCCATACAATTCGCCGATCGATCTGTGAGATATCCAGTTGGCATTCTTGAGGATTTCCCCGTCCAAGTTGGTAATTACTTTGTACCTTGCGATTTCGTCATTATGGATATGGAAGAGGATGCCCGCATTCCGGTGATTTTGGGTCGTGATTTTTTAAAGACTACAACAGCCATTTTTGATGTGAAGAATGAAAGGTTATCACTTGAGATTTTGGGAGAACAGCTGCATTTCCATCTCCCCTCATCCATGGCACATCCTGCCATTGGGGAGACTGTCTATCGGATAGATGCCATAGTTGATGCTACTACAGAGAGGGAGTCCACACCCTCCATTGTTGATCCACTTTATGCAGCTATTGAAGGCAACTATGATAAGGATAGGGCCGATGTAATTGAGATGGTCCAAGTTTTAGATGTTGCACCTACATTTGTTCCTGCAAAAGCTGAGTTTGAGGACATCCCACCTTGGAAGGTGTCCACCATTGAGGAACGAAAGGAGTGTACTACGCCTCCTCAGGTAGAATTAAAACCCCTTCCCCCTTCTTTGAAGTATGTTTTTCTGGAGGATAATGACACTTACCCTGTTATTGTCAATGCTGAACTCAATAGCACTCAAATTGAACGATTGCTCACAGTTCTAAAAAAGTATAAGTGTTATTGGGTACACTATTGA